From Myxococcaceae bacterium JPH2, the proteins below share one genomic window:
- a CDS encoding ABC transporter permease, whose translation KFVYILLKEAQDFFNVKGATGIELKVADIDDARRISNQVVKVLGGYPYRARDWGEMNKNLFSALRLEKLVMGIILSIIIVVAAGLIVATVIMLVLEKRKEISVLKALGVPDGGIVKIFLAEGLQIGVAGGLLGLFSGLSWCVFIEKVGIKLDPEVYYIPALPVRIEPVQTALAVVIAVLVTYLASIYPALKASSVEPVEGLKAE comes from the coding sequence AAGTTCGTCTACATCCTGCTCAAGGAAGCGCAGGACTTCTTCAACGTGAAGGGCGCCACGGGCATCGAGCTGAAGGTGGCGGACATCGACGACGCGCGCCGCATCTCCAACCAGGTGGTCAAGGTGCTGGGCGGCTATCCCTACCGCGCCCGCGACTGGGGCGAGATGAACAAGAACCTCTTCTCCGCGCTGCGGCTGGAGAAGCTGGTGATGGGCATCATCCTCTCCATCATCATCGTCGTGGCCGCCGGCCTCATCGTGGCCACGGTCATCATGCTGGTGCTGGAGAAGCGCAAGGAGATCTCCGTCCTCAAGGCGCTCGGCGTCCCGGACGGCGGCATCGTGAAGATCTTCCTCGCGGAGGGACTGCAGATCGGCGTGGCGGGCGGCCTGCTGGGCCTGTTCTCCGGCCTCTCCTGGTGCGTCTTCATCGAGAAGGTCGGTATCAAACTGGACCCCGAGGTGTATTACATCCCGGCCCTTCCAGTGCGCATCGAACCGGTCCAGACGGCGCTCGCGGTGGTCATCGCGGTGCTCGTCACGTACCTGGCCTCCATCTACCCGGCGCTCAAGGCGAGCAGCGTGGAGCCGGTGGAAGGACTGAAGGCGGAGTAG
- a CDS encoding ABC transporter ATP-binding protein, translating to MALLSIRNVFKSYFLHGKRIDVLRGVSLDIERGSLVSMIGASGAGKSTFLHVLGTLDAPAAGEVFFDGRSVFAMNDAEIAEFRNHSIGFVFQSHYLLPEFTALENVAMPALIQRRDRAGAYTYARELLERVGLGARVDHRPGELSGGEAQRVALARALVLKPALLLADEPTGNLDPTTGEGIHQLLREVNRDLGITAVVVTHNETLARSMPRRLRLAGGQVSEA from the coding sequence ATGGCCCTCTTGTCCATCCGCAACGTCTTCAAGAGCTACTTCCTGCATGGCAAGCGCATCGACGTGCTGCGCGGTGTGTCGCTCGACATCGAGCGCGGCTCGCTGGTGTCCATGATTGGCGCGTCCGGCGCGGGCAAGAGCACCTTCCTGCACGTGCTGGGCACGCTGGATGCCCCCGCGGCGGGCGAGGTGTTCTTCGATGGACGCTCCGTGTTCGCCATGAACGACGCGGAGATCGCCGAGTTCCGCAACCACTCCATCGGCTTCGTCTTCCAGAGCCACTACCTGCTGCCGGAGTTCACCGCGCTGGAGAACGTGGCCATGCCCGCGCTCATCCAGCGCCGGGACCGCGCCGGTGCCTACACCTACGCGCGCGAGCTGCTGGAGCGCGTGGGCCTGGGCGCTCGGGTGGACCATCGGCCAGGGGAGCTGTCCGGAGGCGAGGCCCAGCGCGTGGCCCTGGCGCGCGCGCTCGTCCTGAAGCCCGCCCTCCTGCTCGCCGATGAGCCCACGGGAAACCTGGACCCGACCACCGGCGAGGGGATTCACCAGCTCTTGCGGGAAGTGAACCGCGACCTGGGCATCACCGCTGTCGTGGTGACCCACAATGAGACGCTCGCCCGCTCCATGCCCCGCCGCTTGCGGCTGGCTGGCGGCCAGGTGTCGGAGGCCTGA